The window CCGCGCCGGCACGGAGCGGCGAGCAACGCCAATCGCCACGCCGGGCAACCTCCGGCATGTACTGGTCGTAGAACCAGTCCAGGCTGGCCGTTTCCAGCAGGTAGCCCTCGGCGAACAGTTCCTGGGACTCGCTGCGCGCGCTGGCATCCGCCGTCGGGTAGAACAGCAGTTGGGCGCAGGGCTGTTCGGCGCCCTCCCCCGCAAGTTCAGCACTGAGGACGGTAGCCAGCGTGGCACCCGCGCTGTCGCCTCCGACGGCAATGCGCCGTGGATTCAGCCCGAGGCTGGCCGCTGAACTCAGCAGCCAGTCCCAGGCGTCGCGGGCATCGTGGATCGCCGCCGGGAAGGGTGCCTCCGGCGCCAGGCGGTAGCCCAGCGAAATCACGGCGCACTCGCAGTGCTTCGCCAGCAGCCGGCACAGGCCGTCGTGGGAATCCAGGCTGCCGACCGTGTAGCCGCCGCCGTGGAAGTACAGGATCGCGCCCTCGCCCGCGCCTAGCGGCCGGTACAGGCGAGCCGGCAGTTGCCGGCCCTCCCGCGCCGGGATCAGCAGTTCTTCCACCGGCATCGACGGTGCGCCGGCCTTGAGCGACTCGGACGAGGCATCGAACTCCTCTCGCGCCTGCTCCACCGGCAGTTCGTGCAGCGCCGGTCGACCATTGCGGCGGCCTTCGTCGACCATGTCCAGGAAGGCGGAAATCTCCGGGTGCAGCATGCCGACCTCTTTCATCAATGCGTTCATACCGTGGCCTTTTCCTTGGCGGTTTCTACCTGCGCACAGCAGTGATCGATCACACCGTCCAGCTCTTCGCGCAGCCTGGCCATCAGCGCCTCGATGCGCGACGGCCGAAACACCCGGCGGCTGAACATGCAGCGCAGGGTCAGCTCGCCGTCGTAGACCTGGCCGACGATCTCCAGCCAATTGTTCATCGGCGTGCTGGCGGCGTAGGTGTCGCCGGGTTTCTCCTGCAACGGCACGAACAGCGCCTGGTCATCGAAGCTCTGGTCGAACTGGCCGAGGTAGTTGAAGGTGACGCGCGGCTCGGCGCGTGCGGCGAGCTGGCGGCGCAGCGCGCTGTCGCCCAGGTAGCGCAGCGCGCCGTAGCCGATGCCCTTGTCCGGCACCGCGCGCAGCTGCTGGCGGATCGCCGGGATGGCCTGGGCGTAGTCGCCCTGCCCCGGCGTCAGGCGCAGCGGGAACAGGCTGGTGAACCAGCCCAGGGTGCGGCTGTGATCGACCGCGTCGAGGATGTCCTCGCGGCCATGGCCTTCCAGGGCGATCAGCACCGACTCACTTTCGCACCATTGGCACAGCGTGCGGCCCAGCGCCGTCAGCAGCAGGTCGTTGATCTGCGTGCGATAAGCCTCCGGCGCTACCTTCAGCAGCCGTTGGGTCTGCTCGCGGTCCAGGCGCAGGAACAATTGCTCCAGGTGCGCCATGCGCTCGGCGCCGCGCGGGTTGTCGCGCTGCGGCTCACCCAGGCCCTCGATCTCGGTCTGCTCCAGCCAGTACGGCAGGTCGCCCTGCGCCAGTTGGCTGTCGGCGTACTCGCGCAGGCCCTCGGCCCAGGCGCGGTAGGCGCTGGTGCGTTCGAAGCGCGGCGCAGGTTCGCCAGCGAGCTGCGCGGTGTAGCGCTGTTGCAGCTCCTCCAGCAGGATGCGCCAGGACACGCCGTCCACGCCCAGGTGGTGGATCACCAGCAGCAGGCGCTGGGTGCCGTCAGGCATGTCGGTGAGCACGCCGCGTAGCAGCCGGCCTTCGGCAAGATCGAGGCTGCGCTGCGCCTGGTTGGCGATCAACAGTGCCTCCTCAGCATTCGCCGCCTGGCGCTGCCAGAGCAGCGCGCCGGTGACCTCGCTGGCCTCAAGAGTGCGCTGGCGCCACACGCCGTCCGCGCCACGGGCGAAGGACAGACGCAGGCTGCCGTGTTCGGCCAGCAGGCCTTGCAAGGATGCCTCCAGCGCATCAGCGTCGAGACGCTGGCGGCACTCCAGCAGCACCGCCTGGTTGAAGTGGTTGGGCTCCTCCAGCTGCTGCTCGAACATCCATTGCTGGATCGGCACCAGGCCGAAGGATTCGCCATCGTCCGCGACCTCAACCGCAGCGGTCGGCG of the Pseudomonas sp. PSE14 genome contains:
- a CDS encoding alpha/beta hydrolase → MNALMKEVGMLHPEISAFLDMVDEGRRNGRPALHELPVEQAREEFDASSESLKAGAPSMPVEELLIPAREGRQLPARLYRPLGAGEGAILYFHGGGYTVGSLDSHDGLCRLLAKHCECAVISLGYRLAPEAPFPAAIHDARDAWDWLLSSAASLGLNPRRIAVGGDSAGATLATVLSAELAGEGAEQPCAQLLFYPTADASARSESQELFAEGYLLETASLDWFYDQYMPEVARRGDWRCSPLRAGAALQGSAPALLFAAEFDPLLDEGLAYAQALVQQGVEVEAERCCGMTHDFLRMGNLVPEVEGYYRRVAEFLAARW